In Flavobacterium endoglycinae, one DNA window encodes the following:
- a CDS encoding AtpZ/AtpI family protein — protein sequence MEKEPNKKQRNKWIALINIPIQMGVIIFLFAYLGTWLDENHPNNKVYYNKVLVMVGVALALYNVIRQVNEINKTK from the coding sequence ATGGAAAAGGAGCCGAATAAAAAACAAAGAAATAAATGGATTGCACTCATTAATATTCCGATACAAATGGGTGTTATTATTTTTTTGTTTGCTTATTTAGGAACCTGGCTCGATGAAAATCATCCAAATAATAAGGTATACTATAATAAGGTATTAGTTATGGTAGGAGTTGCACTTGCCTTATACAACGTAATCCGTCAGGTAAACGAAATCAATAAAACAAAGTAA
- a CDS encoding bactofilin family protein — MFDKVKKNGTELLGKTNRIVEGTSIVGDIVSKADFRLDGELIGNFTSQGKLVIGMSGVVKGEIICNNADIEGQFHGKIKVLEVLNIKATAKIHGEVLVGKLSIEPGADFTATCTMLEHANQVIMLEDGKGAE, encoded by the coding sequence ATGTTTGACAAAGTAAAAAAAAACGGAACAGAACTTTTAGGAAAAACTAACCGAATTGTTGAAGGAACCTCGATTGTAGGCGATATAGTTTCAAAAGCGGACTTTAGGCTCGACGGAGAATTAATTGGAAATTTTACCTCTCAGGGAAAATTAGTAATAGGAATGAGCGGTGTTGTAAAAGGAGAAATCATTTGTAACAACGCCGATATTGAAGGACAATTTCATGGAAAAATAAAAGTGCTTGAAGTCCTGAACATAAAGGCAACTGCAAAAATTCATGGCGAGGTTTTAGTCGGAAAACTTTCGATAGAGCCTGGAGCAGATTTTACAGCGACCTGTACAATGCTCGAACATGCTAATCAGGTTATAATGTTAGAAGATGGAAAAGGAGCCGAATAA